A window of Cheilinus undulatus linkage group 23, ASM1832078v1, whole genome shotgun sequence genomic DNA:
CTGTGGCTCTAGGAGTGATTTATTCAGATagatgttaaaaaatacatgtgcTGTGAAACTGAGGCTGACATTTTAATGCTATTAGATgaaatatcttttatttttcacctgcTAAATGGTCCGATTCATCTATGAAAAATGAGAACAATGACTATAATATGGAACAGGTATGGAGTATTTACAGGAAAGAAGCATAGAGATGAAAACAGTCCTTATCGTTTCTCCTTCAGgacttcaataaaaaaaagtttttaaagggTATTCTTGTAagaacatttctgtattattaaTACTTTTTGGATTGGTGTTGGGGATATTCTAATACTTTTAGATTGTGAatttgagctttgtgagctaaaagctgtaatcatcaggattaaaatggcagtgttttaaatatttcaccTGGAGTGTTGTGCATGTGTGGAGGTTTCACTTTTTATGAAATTACAGTTGGAAATGAATATTcaatgatgttttttctttttagatgcacctgtgtaTGCTAATGGATACATGCAGTCCTCAGGTGTAGCCAGGTGTTAGAACCATCTCTGTTGTCCTCTCCAGAGGGGGGCTTCACTGTCCAGCATTACTGGACAGAAATAGAATCGGCTACCATCAGTTAATCTAATTAGTGTTTCTAAATCAAGTTTGTCATTAAAAGATCACTCACTTCCACACAGTGATTCgcatttttaatgttgtttataAGGAACACATATGTTGATATAAATGCTTTTAATGAAGGAAGAAATATACAATTGATTGATCCACTAGTTTCCACAAGCACCGCCTTATTTTGGTAGGCcattttctgattggacaatgAGTTTTAATTGACAGCTTCACAGCTCCGTTCTCATTGGTCAGAGAGCGCAAAACTGCGCCCCTGCTTCCCGGTGACGTCACGAAAGGACAACTCGATTTACCGCGAGGTCATTCGGCCTCTCCGAGGAGCCGGTCGTAGCCAAGCGGAGGCGCCATCTTACAATACTAAGAGAGTGAGTCAATTTGTCCTTAAAAATACTACTATTGTACTATTTTAGAAACTTTGCTTCGTGTAAGGTATGTTTCTGTATTGAATCGTTGCGTCTTTGAGCCGCtttgtcctgtttcttctgttaTTCGGTTAAACGGAGACCTTCCACCTTGGAGCGGTCAACTTAGCTTAGCATTCATTATGTAGCATCGCTGCAATCAGATAGTCAGAAAAggcatttttaaatcacattaacGTAAAGGCGATAGTTTTTTGAGGTTGACATTGCAAGATATGAACATCTGTCTGGTTCAGCTGATGTATAAATAACGATGAATTAGTGAGAGTGGTAGTTTAGTCCTTCAATAAGCTAACCGTTTCCTCACGGTCATTAAAACGTCAGAGAAATGCTACATTCAAGATCTGCCCAGATGCTCGGAATTCATATTTTCGAACGAGTTTCTAGTGACTTCTGCGATATAAGGAgtataattatttaaaatacagcaaTAAAAAGGCGGTTAAATGAAAATGCATATTAACTTTGGGTAGTGTAAAAGCTTTGGGAAACTTGCCTTCATTAAGATCATAAGGATATGCGCtctttgattcatttttgtaGCGTTTATTTGAAATGTCATTCCCTTTTGTGTCTTGTTTGATCGTGATAGTAAATAATGAAAGGTCCCAAGCCGTGACAAACATAAATCAAGGACACATGGATATTATAGAAGGATATAAACTAGAAGAAAGTCATTTAACTTTGAGTTATTTAATGTTACTTGAtttatttcttctttcattCTCATTTAATTGTCTTAACTGGGACAAGTATATGAACCTGTGCCTTAATCTGTGTCTATTATCTGTAGATAAAAATGCCATGTGGTTGTTTTAATGGTATAATTGCAAGGATGCGGAAAGGGCATGATCAAGAAGTTGAAATTATGCAATAATGTGAGCATGAGGTGGACAAGATAATGTATGTTGGTGCAATTTTGCATAAGAaggaggcattttaccacagtttttacagtttatagCGGTAAAGCGATAAAAGCTAATGAAATTAAATGCGTAGTAAAGGAAATAGGCCGTTTTACTTGGCTCTCTTTGCCTAAAACTCAAATTTCTAATTTTTGTTTACTACATGAAAGCAGTTTTTCCGAGTTTTACTTGAATCAGACTGCGCTAACCTGCACGTGACAGGACACTCGACTGTGAGCAGTGTGCGCGTGTATGAGCCGGTGTGGGCGGGTCTATGTTAGCAGCTAGCCTAGCTAACGAGAAGCTAACTTGTTGCTCATTGCAGCTCGGCCAGAAGGCAGGACACCACCATGTACCCGACCGCTCTTACACAGCTGGCTCGGGCCAACCCGTTCAGCGCTCCCCTGTTCAGCCTCCAGAAGGTGGAGGAACCCCAACAGAGCCTCCATGGGCAGAGGAGCCGCAACCTGGCGGCAGCCGCCGTATCTGAAGGTAACCATCCGCAGCTGGCTAACAGAGCTAGCTGGCTACTTTAGCCTAGCCGAGCAGATTAGCACAGGAATGCCTTTGCTTATTGCGTAAGTCATCAGATAGATTTATCGGGAAGCAGAGTCGCCCTTTTTAGAGTTATGCCTCCTAGTTTATCACTTTTATCGGTGACGAGGGACTGTTTTTACGGTGTTTTTAAGTTATCAGCTGCCAGGCCTCTGCTGCAGACAAGGTGCCTGTGGAGGACAAGGAAGGACAAAGTGGATCTTTCCTTCACGTTGCAGCAAACTAGTTTCGTCTTGTCGCACTTAAGTTCTCCAAGATCTTTAGTATAAAAGAGACAGTGCTGGTGGAGGATCTGTAATGACGTTGCACAACCATTTCCAAATGTTAAAGTGCACATGATCCCTGGCTAGAAGGGAACAAATTGTCCCAGCTTAAATGAAATATGATGGGGCAGTAAAAACTGAACCCTAAATAACTTTAATGTCCATTCTGCTCGGGGTCAAATGTCTGTAAAGGTCAGATTCAGGTCCAGACAGTAACCTTGTTGACCTTCTTGGCAGAACAAGTCTGTTTGCTATACCAAGGTTGTCAATAATTGTTGATACTTGCATATTTTTGCAATGCCACAGCTTTTGAATCATTACAGTCTCTTGTCTtggaaattgaaaaatattagaaagTACCAAGTGTTTGAAGATTTGCAGCTATTAATGGGATTTCTagctttttaaagacttttaactGCTGCTCGTATGGTACCATTGTGGCTTTTATTTAATCAGCCAGATCACTAGTCAAAAATGTATTGTCCGTCTTTTAAATTTGTGCATGTATTTTACTCAgattgtacttaagtaaaaaaaaaaatcatgacaaatgatttttttgccaGAATATGCCATCTCTGAACATCTTGcacagggttcctgcagatccttgaaaaaaTTTCCATTGGGTTTGTAACattaaaatttaagtcataaGAATCTATAACATTAGAGTCTTTGGTTCCcagcaaaatataaatattgaATGTTAAGATATTATTCTCTGCGTGGTAAAGATCAGCTTAGCAAATTTGCTCAGGTGTGTGTATTACAAATAttgatatacagtatattgatagaataaatggatttaaaatgccattaaatTTGGGTGCATGTCCAAAAAATGTCTTAGTCCTTcaccatttgacattttcaacaaatCGTAACAAATCACAGAATTCGGACTTGGTCTGATGTAATGAAAAATCTTGCATGCCtttcttttttgacattttctgcgtaaaagtgatttatttttgtcggttctggttttaaaagtgtgtaggaaTCCTGTCGCAGGCTTGATGAATCCTGCTCATTGGCTGGGCCTTATGACGCCCTGATCTAAAACATTAATGTGATACCAAACACACATCTTTAGTGTGCCTTTGGGTATCATTAGCATGGTGTCAAATGGGTATCAGTACCAATAAATTTTATTTACTCAAATCAGACTGATGCTTAAATGTTGGACTGTGACAACCCAACAAGGCAGTCTTTCACTTTAACGTGCTAAATTACCACACTGCACAATTTGTTTGTACAATTTGtcatttaattttctgttttacttaGTGGAGCATCATAATAGCAGAATTAGGGATGCAttctatttaatttttgctgATTATGTTTCTAAAATCTTTGAAGCCGATACTAATATACATACATTTAGAATTATATTTCTCTCTTGTATCAGATTTAACCTATCACAAAGCCTCACTCTTCAGTGCCACAAGCCAACCATTTTTTAAGCCATGGTTCCTCAGCTCATAGACCAGCATTCGTCCTaatacacactttaaagtacaaaaaatgaGGATATAAAGAAGCAGGTTTCAGCCATAGTAGGTCTGTAGATTGTGTAAAAGCTGCTCAAATTTATGAACACATTCTGTAGATATTCACTGCTAATATACTGGCAGACATGACAATTCATGCCAGTATCGCTAATGAACCGTTTAAGtgaatatctgcagatattgtGCACCCCCAACCAGGAATTATGCTTCAATATTGACACCGATACCTGTCCAGTCCCAGGGTAATAAAAATAGACATCCTACTCAATCAGTTGTgagtatttttatgttttgatgcCCCccaaaaatgcaggaaaactcCCACACATGGTCAGCTTGTAAAAATTATCAGTGCAACTTGAAATCCAAATGCTGCTCTCTCCTTGATTCCTGCTATAGTTTTTGGATAGATATATGAATGAAGATCTCACTTTACCATTCTATGGTCAATGAGATTCAATCCCATTAAACCCTGCGGTACTGAAAAAGTATTCAAGTATTGTGGATTTTGACAACCTAGCTTAGAAGTGAAGACCAAAGGGATTTCATCCGGCTTTATTTGGCTTTGTTTATAGACTAAACAGTTGCAGAAAGGCAGGTCAAACCACTTGTTTATTGCTCAAGGGCAAGACGGGGTTGTATAGGTTTCAGAATGTCAGACATCTGAAGGTAACGTGTTGGATAAGTTGAGTTCGTTTAAGTGTTCAGCAGATGATCGAGGCATCCAAACCATGATCTCCTCTCTAAGCTCAGAgctgtttcactgtttttcttcAGAGGGAGACAGTTGTGAGTTCGGCTCTCAGAAGTATTTCATCCTGTGTGGATTCGGTGGGATTCTGAGCTGTGGCACCACGCACACAGCCGTCGTTCCCCTCGATCTGGTCAAATGCAGAATGCAGGTCTGTCCCGAGGATCGGTGTCGTATTTTACCGTTACGTCTCATCCAACCATAACCCtcgtgtttttttcttttaaatctgcATGGAAGAAACAGTATCAGCCCCATTGTGAAGTCATTAATTCACATGATTCTAATGTGTTGGAGTGATCATAACATGGCTGCATGACTACACCGGTGTTCCTGTGTGTTAAATTGTTTCTGCCCATATTGCCGCCGCCCCCGGCCCAGCCCCCTACCCGGTCACAGTAGAGGACTGGTGTTTGTGAAGGTCAGCAGAGTGGGACGGGAAGGAGAAAATGTCCTGAATGTTTAACGTGTTATGTCAGACACCAGCACATGTTTCAGTCTCTAAGGACAGTCTGACCAGAGGTATACGACATACATGACGTTGATTGTTTATAAAACTGATAAATCTTTAATTTCCAGGTGAAAGTTtcttcagaataacagacagaatgttttgaTTAATGAAGGAATAATGTATGagtttaaaacatgaaacatgctTTTATCCTGATGATCTGTGACCTCAAACATGGGCgtttttatgatttaattcACAAATTTGTTGCACCACAGTGACgttttgcaatgtttttccTCCTGATTAATCAGAGTAGAGGTGGTAATTTGATAATTCTTTCCGTTTAAAATGAGCTCTATTGATCTCCCATTGGGGAAATGGGAGATCAATAGAAAAAAACTGCACTCTAAAGGGTGTTTGTTGAATTTAACAGAACACACTGTTCTCCCATGAATGAATATCACATTATGtggtagaaaagctgttaaaaagtggcctcCTGGCTCAAGCTGCTTGCATGGTTCTGCTGGGAATATGCATCAAATTCTTGAcctgaaatccaaaatttagttttaaagataaaaattgaAGCGAGCCAGAGTTGTTTAAGGACAGTAAAACGTCTTGAATCACTAAAGAAACAAtagataaacatttaaaattcttAAGTGTGCATGAAGGAAGCTGACCTTACAAGGTGCCTTTCTGGTTCAGGCCACAAGCttcttgcaaagcattctggggtCCCTCACGGTGCATATGCTACTACTGGGTCTTAAAGGCTCTTTGGTAGCCCTTTAAGGGCTGCAAGATGAGCTGCAACTAAAATCTGTAATATGAAATTAATCATTTGGTCTGAAAGACATGGCTAATGGCTTACAAGGGACATTGAATTGTCCTACAACTTAAAAAGATAATTGAAATATATTTAAACTCCGTGGTTGCAAGCTAAGAAAGCGGGCTGACAGTTAAGCCTGTCCAATGTTTCACTTTATTACACATAAGACTCGTAGTATGCAAACATATTTGAccacaaaaatgggttaaagttgtcCACTAAGTTtcctgggggaaaaaaaagaatcgGCAGTTAGGTACACCAAATGTAGGTGTTAAATTGATCTGACACAACAGATGAACATTAGCTGCAGATACCAGTTCATGTCatattattgatcagtgtttgATGACGGCTTATATCAATTTTAAACCGAATCAGTACGTCCATATAACATGTGCAAGTTATTAGAAAACTTTTGGCATACTGAtgtaaggttgttttttttttttttttttatcagcactAAAACTTGTAAGACATCACTGTGGTATTTTTAAATGTCCTTTTGAAATCATGTGTACAATGATTGATCATCCTTTGGTGTTTTATCCTAATGATGGTGGCATGTTAGTGGCAGAGCATCAATAATGGAAGAGTCCTTTAACTGTATTTATTTCTGATATCTAAGAAACACGGAGGTTTTCCTCCCACAGTGAGGACTTGTCCATCATGTGTCTCTGCTGTGGTGTTGATTATTGTCTTGTGTGCATGTCACGCTGCAtgttgcatgtttgtgtgtcccTCCTACCACAGAGAGCTGCGAGTTTGGCTCCTCTAAGTACTATGCCCTGTGCGGCTTTGGGGGTATCCTGAGCTGCGGCATCACACACACAGCAGTGGTGCCCCTCGACCTTGTCAAGTGCCGTCTGCAGGTTTGTATGGAAGCTTAAAACGCTTAGTGACAAGTAGGAGGCATCTCCTGCAGCCTGGGAGAACCAAATCTAATGAAGGAGCAGGACTCAGAAGTATCAACGGTGTTTAAGTTTTTAAACACCTGCACTTTGTCCACATGTACACAGATATCTTTAAGCTCACGCAGCAGGAGTTAAGGAGAAAAACATGACTAAGCTGAGGGTGGAGACCTTCTTATGACCACGTTTATCTGTGCGGACATGAAAAGTAGTCTATGAGTTCATCTGATGTGTTTGCACGTGCCCTTTGTTGCTGTGTCTTGTTGGTGTTGCAGGAGTGTAGCTAAAACTTACCACATAGGTGTGAGGCTATTTGGAGAAGGTTTGGCAGAAATACTTATGAAATACATTTGCATTGATCCAGAGAGTATTACTTTGTAATCAAGTATTTTTGgcacagttattaaaaaaaaaagttgcaggtTCCATCAGCAGTTGTCTGAAACCTTGAAGCATTTATGTGATTGAACAGTGAAACTAAGGCTGCCTAACCTGACAACTGGAAAACCACTGAtggacagcgtttgggaaagggcagagcctttggagaaaaaaaaacctcagagggtgattggatgaacgttctgtctgtcacaccttTACAGGCTAATAGGAGCAACAAACACATGAcgtcgtagccgctaccgaaGAATGTACTCCATAAAACAGcgtaacgcgaaccatggcgactatagacatgtcacccgacttttgtcgtttttgaatagaaaacaactctgccgttctttgttcttcttttaaagaactGCTGTTTGCTTATGCCctgactctgccgcgcccaaaagtactgccccttgtcgctgattcgtcctgtcactttctcaccGGGCCAAAACGCTTCAGATGGGTGCTTTGCAAGATAGACTCGCCAGCCAGAAATGCGAAAACTGacagatccatctgctttgcaaggttaaaggaTGCCCCAGTTGATCAGCAAACGCTATCAGatcattttcattaaatatgtGGCAGGTGCATCAGAATTGATACCTGTAGCTGAGAGAAGCACTGTGTGTCAGCCGTGGTGTAATTATATCAGACAGTTGAACTGCCGAAGTGCTTAAGAAGCataaatgcagttaaaaaggCAGCATCTTTGACTGTCAGCTTGTCCCCAGTTTCTCAAAGCAGCCACGGTTATAATATTAATATACGATTCAACTGAATTAGAATTTTTCATTTGTAGAAGGGGAAATAGAAAGCATAACGTGGGATAAGTTTATTAAATACTCATGGTTCACTTTTGCATATCTAAAACAAAAGCTGGAAGAAGTATGCACTGATTTAATCCCACCACTTCTCCATGAATCTTTGTTTATTATTAGGGATGAACGGTTttagatttttgcagatatgtgCTGATATGTCTAGACTCCTCTTAGCCATTACCAGTAAATACACACCTTTTTAATTGTAAATAACGCAAACATTCTCGAGTACAAAGTGGAGCTGAGTTGAGCAGAagtgagagaggagcagggaggaAGACAGTCTGGTGGTCGTTTTTATGTTTTgggcttcatttaaaatgttcaggcCTCACAGTGGACCCCCCTGAGTGTGAAGGGCCCTAGACAGCCACTTATACCTGATGCTGCCGTTGTGGTTTTTTGCCTACATTTAAGGCAGATATgatttttactgctggtttgagCTCCTgatatatttgctgtaaatatcagcagaatttTTACGCACCTGCTGACACTATCATGCTGAACATTgggcatttttatttatcagcCTTCTCTACAAATACAAACCTTAACGGTTTTTCTAATCCAGTTCACTAATGAAGTCCTAGTTAAAACTGGCAGGAGAAAAAACAGCTGACCAAACAAGGTGATATGATTGGTCTAtaatgatgtgttcaaggtGGGTTTGGTTAAAAGACTGTTAGgtaaaggaaaattaaacatcattgAAATGATGTCATGTGCAACTTAAAAAACAGGAAAGGAGGGGCAGTCTCACTCGTGGTTGTCTGCAGTAGTAAAACATGGTTGACACAGAACTGCATTCTGCTATATGTCCCcaacattttaaaggtaaatgggaaaatttaaaaagtttaaggGTTTTTAACTCATGCTTAAAAATCTGCTCTTAAGTATCAGATTCAATGATTTAGTGATAGACTTGATTGGTGAAGGGTTCTTTTATCTTAAGGACAAAGTGCTTCTGAAAGGTTTTCTTTACTCTTGTCTTAGAATTAGAATCTGGGGAAGGGGTCCTTGAAAATATCTGTATGCATGTGGTCAAAGCCTGAATTGCTCTGTTGTCTTGTAAAAGTTTGGTTTCTTTGTTTAAATATCTTAAATTTAGCGTTTTTAAAATGGCCTGAAAAAAATTTCCCATCCAGATATCACTAAATAAGGtttaaatgtcagttaaatcatattttgcagtcttaaaatggtaaaaatatttaaattttagtccataaagcAAAGTAGTTTCTGGTTCTACTCCCATATGTGCTAAAACACGTAGACCTAGATAAAAACATCTATATTTGTGGCTAAATATCTGataattttctaaatatcagccCAGAACAGCAGAACTCAGAGCTGCAAGTCATCTGTTATCATGCTTACTCACGCTGTTGTTTCACCTGTTCAGGTGAACCCAGATAAATACAAGAGCATCGGAAACGGCTTCGCAGTGACTGTGAGGGAAGATGGTATGAGAGGACTGGCGAAGGGCTGGGCCCCCACCTTCATCGGATACTCCATGCAGGGACTCTGCAAGTTTGGCTTCTATGAGGTGTTCAAGATCTTCTACAGCGACCTGCTGGGAGAGGTGAGTGCCGAGATGAAAAACTCAAAGGAGAGAAATGTTGGATTTTTCTatgctgaaacttttttttgtttttaagtttgctGCCAGATAACTGGGGTTTAGATCTTTAAGTGTCTCGGGTTTGGTTTAACTTTGATTCTGGGTCACTATTCCATCCAAAGTTCTCTGAATTTAAACAAACCAATATTCACAAACATGTAATGTTTGTCCCAAAgctgatttattgatatttccAGAGGCTTCGTTATTACGTACAGGTGTACCTGTAAGGGCAAAATTATATCTGAGCTGTATTTGTACGTATCtgatgggtgtttttttttccccgtCTTGCAGGAAAACACTTACCTATGGAGGACATCGTTGTACCTCGCCGCCTCAGCTAGCGCAGAGTTCTTCGCCGACATCGCTCTGGCTCCCATGGAGGCTGCCAAGGTCCGTATCCAGACCCAGCCAGGCTACGCCAACACCCTCAGGGAG
This region includes:
- the slc25a3a gene encoding solute carrier family 25 member 3a isoform X1, whose product is MYPTALTQLARANPFSAPLFSLQKVEEPQQSLHGQRSRNLAAAAVSEEGDSCEFGSQKYFILCGFGGILSCGTTHTAVVPLDLVKCRMQVNPDKYKSIGNGFAVTVREDGMRGLAKGWAPTFIGYSMQGLCKFGFYEVFKIFYSDLLGEENTYLWRTSLYLAASASAEFFADIALAPMEAAKVRIQTQPGYANTLREAAPKMYAEEGIWAFYKGVVPLWMRQIPYTMMKFACFERTVEMLYKYVVPKPRSECSKPEQLVVTFVAGYIAGVFCAVVSHPADSVVSVLNKEKGSTAAQVLKRLGPKGVWKGLVARIIMIGTLTALQWFIYDSVKVYFRLPRPPPPEMPESLKKKLGLTE
- the slc25a3a gene encoding solute carrier family 25 member 3a isoform X2; this encodes MYPTALTQLARANPFSAPLFSLQKVEEPQQSLHGQRSRNLAAAAVSEESCEFGSSKYYALCGFGGILSCGITHTAVVPLDLVKCRLQVNPDKYKSIGNGFAVTVREDGMRGLAKGWAPTFIGYSMQGLCKFGFYEVFKIFYSDLLGEENTYLWRTSLYLAASASAEFFADIALAPMEAAKVRIQTQPGYANTLREAAPKMYAEEGIWAFYKGVVPLWMRQIPYTMMKFACFERTVEMLYKYVVPKPRSECSKPEQLVVTFVAGYIAGVFCAVVSHPADSVVSVLNKEKGSTAAQVLKRLGPKGVWKGLVARIIMIGTLTALQWFIYDSVKVYFRLPRPPPPEMPESLKKKLGLTE